In Ilumatobacter fluminis, the following proteins share a genomic window:
- a CDS encoding amino acid ABC transporter substrate-binding protein codes for MTRTVTTKRWKFAAGLAAVALVAGACGGDDDDADDGDDDVATDDSAADSDDSSDDSGDDSTDDTVEVTQDGSVLAAVQDRGTLVCGGNNGLAGFGSIDAATGEASGFDIDFCRALAAAVLGDSEAIEIKALEAAERFPTLQSGEIDVLIRNTTRTASRDGAEQATFLHTTFYDGQGFMVPADTGFTTLEDLAGATVCVQTGTTTLTNLNAVSTDRGLNMTALEFESNDQLNPAFQAGQCEAWTSDASQLASFAAGMEMETTILPEIISKEPLGPAVADGDSQWAQVVDWATMATIQAWEYGIDSTNVDDFLTSEDSNILTFLGQPVTDADGNEAVKDLGLGLPNDFAYQVIKQVGNYQEIFEANLAPIGLTLEGSPNDLWTNGGLQYVPPFR; via the coding sequence ATGACCCGAACGGTCACGACCAAGCGCTGGAAGTTCGCAGCCGGCCTGGCAGCGGTTGCACTCGTTGCCGGAGCCTGCGGAGGCGACGACGACGATGCCGATGACGGCGACGACGACGTCGCCACCGACGACAGCGCCGCCGACAGCGACGACAGCAGCGACGACAGCGGTGACGACTCGACCGACGACACGGTCGAGGTCACCCAGGACGGCAGCGTGCTCGCTGCGGTCCAGGACCGCGGCACGCTCGTGTGCGGCGGCAACAACGGCCTCGCGGGCTTCGGCTCGATCGACGCCGCGACCGGTGAAGCGTCCGGTTTCGACATCGACTTCTGTCGTGCACTCGCCGCCGCGGTGCTCGGCGATTCCGAAGCGATCGAGATCAAGGCACTCGAGGCAGCCGAGCGATTCCCGACGCTGCAGTCGGGCGAGATCGACGTGCTGATCCGCAACACCACCCGCACCGCCAGCCGCGACGGCGCCGAGCAGGCCACGTTCCTGCACACGACGTTCTACGACGGCCAGGGCTTCATGGTGCCCGCCGACACCGGCTTCACCACCCTCGAAGACCTCGCCGGAGCGACCGTCTGCGTGCAGACCGGTACCACGACCCTCACCAACCTGAACGCCGTGTCGACCGACCGTGGTCTCAACATGACGGCGCTCGAGTTCGAGTCGAACGACCAGCTGAACCCGGCCTTCCAGGCCGGCCAGTGCGAGGCCTGGACCTCCGACGCGTCGCAGCTCGCCTCGTTCGCCGCCGGCATGGAGATGGAGACGACGATCCTCCCCGAGATCATCTCGAAGGAGCCACTCGGCCCCGCAGTCGCCGACGGTGACAGCCAGTGGGCGCAGGTCGTCGACTGGGCGACCATGGCCACCATCCAGGCGTGGGAGTACGGCATCGACTCGACCAACGTCGACGACTTCCTCACCAGCGAGGACTCGAACATCCTGACGTTCCTCGGCCAGCCCGTCACCGACGCGGACGGCAACGAGGCGGTCAAGGACCTCGGCCTCGGCCTGCCCAACGACTTCGCCTATCAGGTGATCAAGCAGGTCGGCAACTACCAGGAGATCTTCGAGGCCAACCTGGCCCCGATCGGTCTCACGCTGGAGGGCAGCCCGAACGATCTGTGGACCAACGGTGGTCTGCAGTACGTGCCGCCGTTCCGCTGA
- a CDS encoding carbohydrate ABC transporter permease, translating to MTVTSDPPTAEQKQRKLPNLGKEPTTTYSELDGRSKRFLWGSLLTMFTMGIVVLFLLPFGYMFVTSLKTESQIAQGTILPKSAVTAEYADAQFDLVRITGPDGELQAITLLPEGAGGADAEVFDWDGSWDTFLAELEAAGADPADVTVYSAGTTGRSGSGVSLLMPGQDAAVLISGAAAPEPLEFDGSTESLDAALVESGYAIDQVALFAMPDPDGGNPSLALLRPGAAINALVPVDQLPTRVDWDFTYEGLGPVVEEQLGISLDEAVLYTVPAADGSLNGVGIISLDGDPSAFLDPAVQAPEAVDTGDAALATTLDETFNVEVRQLELYEVPTDDGTVQLALLERGAESSVFVDPDDVDAEPIVWEGRIQTIDPVLEFDPTLKNYPDAWRAMDFGTKLRNTAIIAGLGMAGTIMSSTLVAYGLSRFRMPFKGLIMLSLIATIILPRFVTLVPTYIVFDRLGWIGTWWPLIIPHFFANAYNVFLLRQFFLTIPRDLDEAAAIDGAGPLRTLLTVILPQAKGALLAVALFHFFFAWNDFLEPLLYLAARPDLQPISIGLYQFLGLYDANIPLIQAGALLGMLVPILVFLGLQKIFLKGIDLSGSVK from the coding sequence GGGCATCGTTGTGCTGTTCCTGTTGCCGTTCGGCTACATGTTCGTGACCTCGCTCAAGACCGAGTCGCAGATCGCCCAGGGCACGATCCTGCCGAAGTCGGCGGTCACCGCCGAGTACGCCGACGCCCAGTTCGACCTGGTTCGCATCACCGGACCCGACGGCGAGCTCCAGGCGATCACCCTGCTCCCCGAAGGAGCCGGTGGCGCCGACGCCGAGGTCTTCGACTGGGACGGCAGCTGGGACACGTTCCTCGCCGAACTCGAAGCAGCGGGCGCCGATCCGGCCGACGTGACGGTCTACTCGGCCGGCACGACCGGTCGCTCGGGATCGGGCGTCAGCCTGCTCATGCCGGGCCAGGACGCGGCGGTGCTCATCAGCGGCGCCGCAGCACCCGAACCGCTCGAGTTCGACGGCTCGACCGAGTCACTCGATGCCGCACTCGTCGAGTCGGGCTACGCCATCGACCAGGTCGCCCTGTTCGCGATGCCCGACCCCGACGGGGGCAATCCGTCGCTCGCGCTGTTGCGCCCGGGTGCCGCGATCAACGCCCTCGTGCCGGTCGACCAGTTGCCGACACGCGTCGACTGGGACTTCACCTACGAAGGCCTCGGCCCGGTCGTCGAGGAACAGCTCGGGATCTCGCTCGACGAGGCCGTGCTGTACACGGTGCCGGCCGCCGACGGGAGCCTGAACGGTGTCGGCATCATCTCGCTCGACGGCGACCCGTCCGCCTTCCTCGACCCTGCCGTGCAGGCGCCCGAGGCGGTCGACACCGGCGACGCCGCCCTCGCGACGACGCTCGACGAGACCTTCAACGTCGAGGTCCGCCAGCTCGAGTTGTACGAGGTCCCGACCGACGACGGCACGGTGCAACTCGCCCTGCTCGAACGCGGCGCCGAGTCGAGCGTGTTCGTCGATCCCGACGACGTCGACGCCGAGCCGATCGTGTGGGAGGGCCGCATCCAGACCATCGATCCGGTCCTCGAGTTCGACCCGACGCTCAAGAACTACCCCGACGCGTGGCGTGCGATGGACTTCGGCACCAAGCTCCGGAACACGGCGATCATCGCCGGTCTCGGCATGGCGGGCACGATCATGTCGTCGACGCTCGTCGCCTACGGCCTGTCGCGATTCCGGATGCCGTTCAAGGGGCTAATCATGCTGTCGCTGATCGCGACGATCATCCTGCCGCGGTTCGTCACCCTGGTGCCGACCTACATCGTGTTCGACCGGCTCGGCTGGATCGGCACGTGGTGGCCCCTGATCATCCCGCACTTCTTCGCGAACGCGTACAACGTCTTCCTGCTGCGGCAGTTCTTCCTGACGATCCCGCGCGACCTCGACGAGGCGGCGGCGATCGACGGTGCCGGGCCGCTGCGCACCCTCCTGACGGTGATCCTGCCGCAGGCGAAGGGTGCGTTGCTCGCCGTGGCGCTGTTCCACTTCTTCTTCGCCTGGAACGACTTCCTCGAGCCCTTGCTCTACCTCGCCGCACGGCCCGACCTGCAGCCGATCTCGATCGGTCTGTACCAGTTCCTCGGCCTCTACGACGCCAACATCCCGCTCATCCAGGCGGGCGCCTTGTTGGGCATGTTGGTGCCGATCCTGGTCTTCCTCGGCCTGCAGAAGATCTTCCTCAAGGGGATCGACCTGTCGGGCTCGGTGAAGTAA
- a CDS encoding amino acid ABC transporter permease — MADQFVETHMGGEDPQVPFDDHPSVPHLPPGEWVKKNLFNSKLNSVITVVFGLIVLWVAYFSITWLIDADFTIIRDTLRVFMIGSFPDDELWRLWVQGYLLMFAIGFASGARARTSFEQARLQGVGVEPQSLLGLLRRFWPIILALVVFASFAKTISPMILVVTSVATAIVARYVGWASPAAVRLRSGYVAALLVIASMLVVAGTSKFGGVVVGLVLFSWAFTEFRRGDPSTSGAQEAVRWIIPIVIGVAAYFAIASIGFEGFGWKDWGGLYVNVFTAVIGIVLGLPLGILLALGRRSDLPVVKTTSVLFIEFVRGVPLLSLLIFSIVFLPFFLPPSWETPAALTLAIVVIAGFSAAYIAEIVRGGLQAVAKGQTEAAQALGLAPGPMQRFIVLPQALRAVIPAMVGQFISLFKDTSLLFAAGVLEFLGASTIANNQPQFLGRGLAPVTLLFVAFGFWAFSYNMSRESRLLEKRLDTSR, encoded by the coding sequence ATGGCTGATCAGTTCGTCGAAACACACATGGGTGGAGAAGATCCGCAGGTCCCCTTCGACGACCACCCATCGGTCCCGCACCTGCCGCCGGGTGAGTGGGTCAAGAAGAACCTCTTCAACTCGAAGCTGAACTCGGTCATCACGGTCGTGTTCGGTCTGATCGTGCTCTGGGTCGCCTACTTCTCGATCACCTGGCTGATCGACGCCGACTTCACGATCATCCGCGACACGTTGCGCGTGTTCATGATCGGCAGCTTCCCCGACGACGAGTTGTGGCGTCTGTGGGTGCAGGGGTATCTGCTCATGTTCGCGATCGGGTTCGCGAGCGGGGCGCGTGCACGTACCAGCTTCGAACAGGCCAGGCTCCAGGGCGTCGGCGTGGAGCCGCAGTCGCTCCTCGGGTTGCTGCGACGGTTCTGGCCGATCATCCTCGCCCTGGTCGTGTTCGCCTCGTTCGCGAAGACGATCTCCCCGATGATCCTGGTGGTCACCTCGGTCGCCACGGCGATCGTCGCCCGGTACGTCGGTTGGGCGTCGCCCGCCGCCGTCCGGCTCCGGTCGGGCTACGTCGCCGCCCTGCTCGTGATCGCGTCGATGCTGGTGGTCGCCGGCACCTCGAAGTTCGGTGGCGTGGTCGTCGGCCTGGTCCTGTTCTCCTGGGCCTTCACCGAGTTCCGCCGCGGCGACCCGTCCACCTCCGGCGCCCAGGAGGCCGTGCGCTGGATCATCCCGATCGTCATCGGTGTGGCGGCCTACTTCGCGATCGCCTCGATCGGCTTCGAGGGGTTCGGCTGGAAGGATTGGGGCGGCCTCTACGTCAACGTGTTCACGGCGGTGATCGGCATCGTGCTCGGTCTGCCGCTCGGCATCCTGCTCGCACTCGGGCGGCGCTCCGATCTGCCGGTCGTCAAGACCACGTCGGTGCTGTTCATCGAGTTCGTGCGTGGCGTGCCGCTGCTGTCGCTGCTGATCTTCTCGATCGTCTTCCTGCCGTTCTTCCTCCCGCCGTCGTGGGAGACACCGGCGGCGCTCACGCTCGCGATCGTCGTGATCGCTGGCTTCTCCGCCGCCTACATCGCCGAGATCGTGCGAGGCGGCCTCCAGGCCGTGGCGAAGGGCCAGACCGAGGCGGCGCAGGCGCTCGGCCTCGCCCCCGGGCCGATGCAGCGCTTCATCGTGCTGCCGCAGGCGCTGCGTGCCGTCATCCCGGCGATGGTCGGCCAGTTCATCTCCCTCTTCAAGGACACCTCGCTGCTGTTCGCCGCCGGCGTCCTCGAGTTCCTCGGCGCATCGACGATCGCCAACAACCAGCCCCAGTTCCTGGGGCGTGGCCTCGCCCCCGTCACGCTGCTGTTCGTGGCGTTCGGGTTCTGGGCCTTCTCGTACAACATGTCCCGTGAGAGCCGCCTCCTCGAGAAGCGACTCGACACCAGCCGCTGA
- a CDS encoding ABC transporter permease subunit (The N-terminal region of this protein, as described by TIGR01726, is a three transmembrane segment that identifies a subfamily of ABC transporter permease subunits, which specificities that include histidine, arginine, glutamine, glutamate, L-cystine (sic), the opines (in Agrobacterium) octopine and nopaline, etc.) has product MLAIDATTLVMSLLWLLGAGVAATLGYVIYRLGNQIWAMIRQRRYDKANGQLAPPWRDTKVIAVVAQIAFAIVVVAVGWFLWGNFTTRTDRIGLELNFDFLDQPAGITIADNPLSPADTVSEALVAGFMNTIRAIIVGIPLSVLLGTLIGIARLSTNWLLSKAATAYVEFFRNIPPLVVIIFVWSGVYLTSFPRATESWRPLGGWLVLNNARFGFPSVVGLDNFVAFRWIILIALVAAVVVGVWRTNVHVKTGAAHHRILWGLGTFLAIAVVAYVVLGGPADFSKPLLSENGREFSGGIWMQMPYAALVSGLVLYTASHIAEIVRGSIQAVDKGQVEASEALALSSFQRYRFVILPQAMRIAFPPLINQFLNFSKNTSLALAIGFAETTSIIQNLNGQSLPAPQLTLLLMLMYLLLSLILSLIGNLINRRLQIVGR; this is encoded by the coding sequence ATGCTCGCGATCGATGCCACCACGCTGGTGATGAGCCTGCTCTGGCTCCTGGGCGCTGGCGTGGCCGCCACACTCGGCTACGTCATCTACCGGCTGGGCAACCAGATCTGGGCGATGATCCGCCAACGCCGCTACGACAAGGCCAACGGCCAGCTCGCGCCGCCGTGGCGCGACACCAAGGTCATCGCCGTCGTCGCCCAGATCGCGTTCGCGATCGTCGTCGTCGCCGTCGGCTGGTTCCTGTGGGGCAACTTCACCACCCGCACCGACCGGATCGGCCTCGAACTCAACTTCGACTTCCTCGACCAACCCGCCGGCATCACCATTGCCGACAACCCGCTCTCACCTGCCGACACGGTGTCGGAAGCCCTCGTCGCGGGCTTCATGAACACGATCCGGGCGATCATCGTCGGCATCCCGCTCTCGGTGTTGCTCGGCACCCTGATCGGCATCGCCCGCCTCTCGACCAACTGGCTGCTCAGCAAGGCAGCGACCGCCTACGTCGAGTTCTTCCGCAACATCCCGCCACTCGTCGTCATCATCTTCGTGTGGTCGGGCGTCTACCTCACCTCGTTCCCGAGAGCCACCGAATCGTGGCGACCGCTCGGTGGCTGGCTCGTGCTGAACAACGCCCGATTCGGTTTCCCGTCGGTCGTCGGCCTCGACAACTTCGTGGCATTCCGTTGGATCATCCTGATCGCCCTCGTCGCCGCCGTCGTCGTCGGCGTGTGGCGCACGAACGTCCACGTCAAGACCGGCGCCGCCCACCACCGCATCCTGTGGGGGCTCGGCACGTTCCTCGCGATCGCCGTGGTCGCCTACGTCGTGCTGGGCGGGCCGGCCGACTTCTCCAAGCCGCTCCTCAGCGAGAACGGTCGTGAGTTCTCCGGCGGCATCTGGATGCAGATGCCGTACGCCGCACTCGTGTCGGGTCTCGTGCTCTACACCGCCAGCCACATCGCCGAGATCGTGCGCGGCAGCATCCAGGCCGTCGACAAGGGGCAGGTCGAGGCCTCCGAGGCGCTCGCGCTGTCGAGCTTCCAGCGTTACCGGTTCGTGATCCTGCCGCAGGCGATGCGCATCGCGTTCCCGCCCTTGATCAACCAGTTCCTGAACTTCTCGAAGAACACCTCGCTGGCGCTCGCGATCGGCTTCGCCGAGACCACGTCGATCATCCAGAACCTGAACGGGCAGTCGCTCCCGGCACCGCAGCTCACCTTGTTGCTCATGCTGATGTACCTGCTGCTCTCGCTGATCCTGTCGCTGATCGGCAACCTCATCAACCGTCGACTCCAGATCGTGGGGCGCTGA
- a CDS encoding amino acid ABC transporter ATP-binding protein — MSPTTVNTDATEITGGTGQVMIEVEKMHKFFGDFHALKDIDLKVGQQEVVVVIGPSGSGKSTLIRCINRLERHDRGKIVVDGIELSDDVRNIQEIRRETGMVFQSFNLFPHLTVMENITLAPRNVRKIPKAEADATAMELLERVKIPQQANKYPGQMSGGQQQRVAIARTLAMKPKVVLFDEPTSALDPEMVKEVLDTMKDLANDGMTMICVTHEMGFAREVADRVVFMADGEIVEVGSPEHFFTDPQEERTKLFLSQIL; from the coding sequence ATGAGTCCCACCACGGTCAACACCGATGCCACCGAGATCACCGGCGGCACCGGGCAGGTGATGATCGAAGTCGAGAAGATGCACAAGTTCTTCGGCGACTTCCACGCACTGAAAGACATCGACCTCAAGGTCGGCCAGCAGGAAGTGGTCGTCGTCATCGGCCCGTCGGGTTCGGGCAAGTCGACGCTCATCCGGTGCATCAACCGGCTCGAGCGCCACGACCGCGGCAAGATCGTCGTCGACGGCATCGAGCTCTCCGACGACGTGCGCAACATCCAGGAGATCCGACGCGAGACCGGCATGGTCTTCCAGTCGTTCAACCTGTTCCCGCACCTCACGGTGATGGAGAACATCACGCTGGCACCGCGCAACGTTCGCAAGATCCCGAAGGCCGAGGCCGACGCCACGGCGATGGAGCTGCTCGAGCGGGTGAAGATCCCGCAGCAGGCCAACAAGTACCCGGGACAGATGTCGGGTGGCCAGCAGCAGCGTGTGGCGATCGCCCGCACCCTGGCGATGAAGCCGAAGGTCGTCCTGTTCGACGAGCCGACGTCGGCACTCGACCCCGAGATGGTGAAAGAGGTCCTCGACACCATGAAGGACCTCGCCAACGACGGCATGACGATGATCTGTGTGACGCACGAGATGGGCTTCGCCCGCGAGGTCGCCGACCGCGTCGTGTTCATGGCCGACGGCGAGATCGTCGAGGTCGGCAGCCCCGAGCACTTCTTCACCGACCCCCAAGAAGAACGCACCAAGCTCTTCCTCAGCCAGATCCTCTGA
- a CDS encoding nucleoside deaminase — protein MIAGLEQPWRVAFEEAWASWVAGNFGIGAAVVDPADGSIVSSGRNRVAQTEREPGLLSGNMTAHAEMNAFAALDRFNAEGLHVYTTLEPCIMCISTSMLLKVAHVHFAAGDEFYEGLDDLWGGHALTRERLPAATGPFTGEHARLAAFARFLPMSFTLRHFPGRTADQRARTEHPELAALIDELLADGSIDDLRTIDTVDTALATLWPRLPR, from the coding sequence ATGATCGCCGGCCTCGAGCAGCCGTGGCGGGTGGCGTTCGAGGAGGCGTGGGCGTCGTGGGTCGCCGGCAACTTCGGGATCGGCGCCGCCGTCGTCGACCCGGCCGACGGCTCGATCGTGTCGTCCGGCCGAAACCGGGTCGCGCAGACGGAACGGGAGCCCGGTCTGCTGTCGGGCAACATGACGGCGCACGCCGAGATGAACGCGTTTGCTGCGCTCGACCGCTTCAACGCCGAGGGTCTGCACGTCTACACCACCCTCGAGCCGTGCATCATGTGCATCTCGACATCGATGCTGCTCAAGGTCGCCCACGTCCACTTCGCCGCCGGTGACGAGTTCTACGAGGGCCTCGATGACCTCTGGGGTGGCCACGCCCTGACCCGAGAGCGCCTGCCGGCCGCCACCGGGCCGTTCACCGGCGAGCACGCCCGGCTGGCGGCGTTCGCCCGGTTCCTGCCGATGTCGTTCACGCTGCGGCACTTCCCCGGCCGCACCGCCGATCAGCGGGCGCGTACCGAACATCCGGAACTGGCGGCGCTGATCGACGAACTGCTGGCGGACGGTTCGATCGACGACCTCCGCACGATCGACACGGTCGACACCGCCCTCGCCACCCTCTGGCCACGCCTCCCGCGCTGA